The Zhihengliuella sp. ISTPL4 genomic interval CCTCGGGTCCCACGTGCACTGGGACCGTCGCCTGGACGCCCGACTGGCCCAGGCGCTCATGAGCATCCAGGCGATCAAGGGCGTGGAGGTCGGCGACGGCTTCGAGACCACACGTCGCCGGGGTTCGGCCGCCCATGACGAGCTCTTCGCCACCGCCGACGGCATCGCCCGCGGCACGGACCGCGCCGGCGGCACCGAGGGTGGCATGTCCACGGGGACCGTCCTGCGCGTGCGGGCGGGCATGAAGCCGATCGCGACCGTGCCGCACGCGCTGCGCACGATCGACATCGCGACCGGCGACGAGGCGACCGCGCACCACCAGCGTTCCGACGTCTGCGCCGTGCCCGCGGCAGGCGTCGTCGCGGAGGCCATGGTCGCCATCGAGCTGGCCCGCGCCGTGTTGGAGAAGTTCGGCGGCGACAGCATCCGCGAAACGCGCCGCAACCTGGAGGGATACCTCGAGGGCATTCCCGAGGAGCTGCGCACGGCCCCCGCGTCCGAGGCGGCGCTCATCGCGCATGACGAACGAGGCTGAGCCGCTGACGCTGGTCCTCGTGGGACCGATGGCGTCCGGCAAGACCAGTGTCGGGCGACGGGTCGCGCGGCGTCTGGGGGTCGCCTTCATCGACACCGACAAGCGCATCGTCGCCGCGCACGGCCCGATCCCGGAGATCTTCGCCACGCACGGCGAGGCGCACTTCCGGGAGCTCGAGCGCGCGGCGGTCCGTGAGGCTCTCGCCGAGGGCGGCGTGATCTCCCTCGGCGGCGGCGCGGTCACGGACCCGGAGACGCGCGCGCTGCTGCGTGCGCACCCCGTGGTCTTCCTCACCGTGAGCGAGGCCGCGGTGGCCGACCGACTGCGCGGCGGGACGCGCCCGCTGCTGGCGGGCGAGGACCCGGTCGAGAAGTGGAAGCGCATCTTCGCGGAACGGCGAGGATGGTATGACGAGGTGGCGTCGACCACGTTCGACACCTCACGGCGTCCGATGCAGCGCATCGCGGACGAGATCGTGGCATGGAGGAGAGAACAGCGATGAGCACGACGACCATCAGCGTCACCGGGAACGACGCCTACGACATCACGATCGGACGGGGGATCCTCGACCAGGTGTCGGCGGCTCTCGCGCCGGGCGTCCGCAAGATCCTCGTCGTGCACCCGCCGACTCTCGCGGCCCGCGCCGCCGAACTCCGCGACCGACTCCTCGCCGACACCGCCGATGGCCCGCGCGAGGTGCTGCTCGCCGAGATCCCGGATGCCGAGCAGGGCAAGCGCATCGAGGTGGCCGCGTTCTGCTGGCAGGTCATGGGTCAGGCGGACTTCACGCGCACGGACGCCGTCGTCGGCTACGGCGGGGGAGCGGTGACCGACCTCGCCGGCTTCGTCGCGGCGACCTGGCTGCGCGGCATCCAGATCGTTCAGGTGCCCACCACCGTGCTCGGCCTCGTGGACGCCGCCGTGGGCGGAAAGACCGGGGTCAACACAGCGGAGGGCAAGAACCTCGTCGGCGCCTTCTGGGCACCGCGCGCGGTGATCGGCGACCTCGACGAGCTGGGCAGCCTGAGCCCCAACGAGGCCACTGCGGGGTTCGCGGAGGTCGTCAAGGCCGGCTTCATCTGGGCGCCGGAGATCCTCGACATCATCGAGGCCGATCCCGCGCGCGCGGTCGACACCACGACGGAGGAGTTCCGGCGGTCCGTCGAACTCGCGATCGACATGAAGGCGCAGGTCGTCTCGGACGACTTCCGCGAGGCCGGACAGCGCGAGATCCTGAACTACGGCCACACGCTCGGCCACGCGATCGAGCATGCCGAGCGGTATCGCTGGCGGCACGGGGCGGCCATCTCGATCGGCATGCTGTATGCCGCGGAGCTGTCCCGGCTCGCGGGGCGGCTGTCTGACGCCGCGGCGGAGCGCCACCGCACGATCCTCGAGTCGCTGGGCCTGCCAACCTCGTACCGTGCCGGAGCCTGGCCGCAGCTGCTCGCCACGATGCAGCGCGACAAGAAGAGCCGCGGCGGCATGCTCCGCTTCATCCTGCTGGACGACATCGCCAAGCCCACCGTGCTCCAGGCGCCCGACGAGTCGCTGCTCTTCGCCGCGTATCAGGAGATCGGCGCATGAGCATCGCCGTCCGGCGCATCACGCCGGAAGACTGGCGGGAGGTGAAGGCGCTGCGGCTGCAGGCTCTCGCCGACCCCGCCGCGCCGATGGCCTTCCTCGACACCGTCGAGCACGCCGCCGCACAGCCCGACCGCTTCTGGCAGGAGCGCGCGGCGAACGCCTCGGGTGACGCGGCCGCGGCGCAGTTCGTCGCGATCGCCGACGACGGCACCTGGACCGGGACGATCACGCTGCTCCCGCATCGTGAGCAGCATGACGCCGGCCTGGTCGTGGGGGTCTACGTGGCGGATGCGCACCGCGGTGCGGGCGTCATCGATGCGCTCCTCGACGCCGCGGCCGCCTGGGCCCGCGATCGCGGCCTCCTTGCCCTCGTGCTCGAGGTCCATGTGGACAACGAGCGGGCGCAGGCTGTCTATCGTCGACTCGGCTTCGTCCGGACCGGCGAGATCGAGACCTCCGGCTTCGGTCGGGAGTGGGTCATGCGCCGCGGACTGGCCGACACGGGGAGCGTGCCCGCATGACCGCTCCGCGTCGGCTGCTGCTCGTCAACGGCCCCAACCTGAACCTCCTCGGCACTCGCGAACCCGAGGTGTACGGCACGGCGACCCTCGCCGACGTCGAGCGGATCACCGCCGAGGCCGCCGCGGCGTTCGGGTTCGAGGTGCGGGCGCTGCAGAGCAACCACGAGGGCGTGCTCATCGACGCGATCCACGATGCGCGGGCGGACTGCGCGGGCATCGTCATCAACCCGGGCGGACTCACCCACACGTCGGTGGCCCTGCGCGACGCGCTCACCGGCGTCGCCCTGCCGTTCGCCGAGGTGCACATCTCCGACGTCTACGCCCGCGAGGAGTTCCGTCACCACTCGTTCCTGCACGACGTCGCCGCGGTCCGTGTCATCGGACGCGGCGTGGAGGGCTATGCCGAGGCCGTCCGGGAGCTCGTCGCGCAGCTCTGAGCGCGCGGGATCAGGGCAGGCCGACGAGCAGCACGCACACCGTGATGCCCACGAGCGTCAGCAGGGCCATGGCGAGGAAACAGCCGGCCAGCGCACGGAGCCGCGGACGCACGCTCGACACCGCGAGGCGGATGACCACCATCGCGACCAGGCCCAGGACCAGGACGATCGCGGTGATCAGGCCGACGGTCCCCGCCGCGCCGCCGCTGCGGACGATTCCGATCAGGGGCACGAGGCTGACCGCCGTGAAGATCGCGGCGACGATGAGCCACACAGCCCCGGACGACGTCCGCAGCGCCGGCTGATTCGCCATCCTGGTCGGGTCCTGCTCGCGGCCGTTCTCGCTCATGTCGATTCCTCCTGTCCAGCTCCAGCCTGCCGGGGGCGGTCACGGCCGTCACGGGGCTTCCGCTCTCACGGAGCAGCGTCTATCGTGCCTCCGCGGCGGCCCGCGCCGGGCATCCCGTAGAATCGACTGTCGGCCGACCCCGGCCCCCACGGACTCAGGAACGGAACTCCTCGCACATGGCATCCACCGCAGACATCAAGAACGGCGTCGTCCTCAGCATCGACGGGCAGCTCTGGAGCGTCATCGAGTTCCAGCACGTCAAGCCCGGCAAGGGCGGCGCGTTCGTCCGCACGAAGCTGAAGAACGTCGTCTCGGGCAAGACCGTGGACCGCACGTACAACGCCGGTGCGAAGATCGACATCGAGAACGTCGACCGTCGCGACTACACCTACCTCTACACCGACGGTGACGGGTTCGTGTTCATGGACCAGACCGACTTCGACCAGATCACGCTGCCGGCCGCCACGGTCGGCGACGCGAAGAACTTCCTGCTCGAGAACCAGCAGGTCACCATCGCCCTCAACAACGGCAACCCCCTCTACATCGACCTTCCGGCGTCGGTCATCCTCGAGGTGACCTACACCGAGCCCGGCCTGCAGGGCGACCGCTCGTCGGCCGGCACCAAGCCCGCGACGCTCGAGACCGGCTACGAGATCCAGGTCCCGCTGTTCCTGGAGACCGGCACCAAGGTCAAGGTCGACACCCGCACGGGCGAGTACCTCGGCCGCGAGAAGTAAGGCGTGAGCGCCCGCACGAAGGCGCGCAAGCGCGCGCTCGACATCCTGTTCTCCGCCGACGTCCGCGGCGACGACGTCGCGGTGGCCCTCGCCGCCGAGGCGAAGCGTGCGGCGAACGAGCCCGCGCGCGAGGCGTCGTGGCTGTACGCCCGCGAGATCGTCGACGGCATCATCGACCAGCGCGACGAGATCGACGAGCAGATCACGACGCACAGCCGTGACTGGAAGCTCGAGCGGATGCCCGCCGTCGACCGCGCCCTGCTGCGCATCGGCGCGTGGGAGATCCTCTACAACGACGAGGTGCCGACCGCGGTCGCGATCGACGAGGCGGTGGAGCTCGCGAAGGAGTTCTCCACCGATGAGTCGGGCGCGTTCGTGCACGGCGTGCTCGCCCGCGTCGCCCGCTCGGCCTGAACGCCGCAGCGGCGGTGTCGGCGGTGGCGGGCAGGATCGTCCCATGATCCGCCCGCCCGCCTCCGCCTCGGGTGCCCCGGGAGACGGGGCGCGGGACTGGCGCGCGCTGTTCGAGGGCGGCGCCGCTCCGGCGGCGACGACCCCGCTGGCCCTCGGGTTCGAGCTGCGCATCCGCGACGCCCGAGGAGCGAATCCGTGGGCGTCCCGGCCGCAGCGCACCGCGATTCCGCGTGATGTCGCGAAGGCGACCGGAGAGATCCTCCTCGGCATCCGTCCGCTGGAGCGGAGCGCGGCGACGGGATCCTGGGTGCTCGGCTCCGCCACCTGGGACGCGGTACGCCGCGCGCCGGACCAGTACGGTCGGGAACGATCGCGGTGGTTCGCCGATCTCCTCAGCATCGCGCGCGACACGCTGCTCTCCGGCACGGCCGGGGACTGGCTCGTCGCCGACCTGATCGAGTCGCGGCTCCTTTGGGGGCACCTGCGATCGGCGGGCGGCCTCGGCATCCCGCTCGTGGCGGCGCAGCGGTCGACGACGCTCGTCCTCGCGGATACCGCGGAGCTGACGGCGGCGGTGTCCCGCGGCGACGACGGCGGCCTCGTGGTCCGGCCGGTCGTGACGGTGGACGGGCGCGAGACGCCGCCTGGCAGCATCAGGCCCCTCGGGCGCTCCGGCGTGTACGAGGTCGCGCAGAGCGGGTCGCGCCTCCAGGTGACGCTCGCTGAGCTTCCGCTCGCAGGGCCGGCGCAGTCGCTGCTCCGGGCCCAGACGCTCGTCGTCCCCGCGGAGGAGGAGACGGCCTTCCTCCAGGATGCCTATCCGCTCCTCGCGCGTTGCCTCTCCGTCCGCGCGGTCGGCCGCGTCTCGCTGCCGGACCTCCCGCCGCCCCGTGCCGTGCTGCGGGTGGCGTTCCGTCGCGGAGACACCGTGGAGTACGCCGTCGAGTGGGACTATCGCGGCTTCGGGCGGGTGCCGTTCACGCCGGGTCCGGAGGCCGTGCGCGATCCGCAGGCCGAGGCCGGGGTGACGGAGCGGATCCGGAACGTCTGGCAGGAGCACGGCGTCGCGTTCGCCCCCGCGGGGGCGTTCCACGACGTGGAGGCCGCGGAGTTCATGACCCGCGTCGTCCCCGCCGTGGAGGCGGAGGGCGTCGAGGTGGAGGTGTCCGGCCGCCGCAAGACGTATCGCGAGCTCGCCGGGGAGCCGGAGATCACGGTCTCGACCGTGGAGAGCACCGACCCGGACTGGTTCGACCTCGGTGTGATCGTCCGCATCGACGGTCGGAACATCCCGTTCGAGCCGCTCTTCACCGCCCTGAGCGCGGGGAGACGGAAGCTCCTGCTCGTCGACGGCAGCTACTTCTCCCTGAACCACCCGGCGCTCGACCGTCTGCGTGACCTGCTCGACGAGGCCGGAGACCTCGACGAGTGGGAGACGGGCCCACGGATCAGTCGTCATCAGACGGATCTGTGGGAGGAGTTCGAGGACCTGGCGGACGAAGCCCTTCCCGCGGTGAGCTGGCGCGCCACCGCCGAGGGGCTGCGCAGCGCGGCCGCGGTGCCGGCCGTGCCGATCCCGCCGGGGCTCACCGCGCACCTTCGGCCGTATCAGAAGGAAGGCCTCGACTGGCTCGCGTTCCTCTGGACGCACCGCCTCGGCGGCATCCTCGCCGATGACATGGGGCTCGGGAAGACCGTCCAGCTCCTCGCGCTCATCCTGCATGCCAGGGCGGCGGGGGAGGAGCGCCCCTTCCTCGTCGTGGTCCCGACGTCCGTGCTGGCCACGTGGCGCACCGAAGCCGCGCGATTCGCTCCCAACCTCCGCGTGGTCACCCGGGACTCCACGGCCGGGCCGTCGGCGAGTGTCGCGGCTCGCGAGGCCGACGTCGTGCTGACGACCTACGCCGTCGCCCGGCTCGACGAAGAGGGGTTCGCGGGCGTCTCCTGGGCCGGACTGATCCTCGACGAGGCCCAGTTCGTGAAGAATCCGGCGACGAAGCTGCACCGGGCCGTCGCCCGCTTCCCGGCCGACGTCACCATCGCGG includes:
- a CDS encoding shikimate kinase; this encodes MTNEAEPLTLVLVGPMASGKTSVGRRVARRLGVAFIDTDKRIVAAHGPIPEIFATHGEAHFRELERAAVREALAEGGVISLGGGAVTDPETRALLRAHPVVFLTVSEAAVADRLRGGTRPLLAGEDPVEKWKRIFAERRGWYDEVASTTFDTSRRPMQRIADEIVAWRREQR
- the aroB gene encoding 3-dehydroquinate synthase — translated: MSTTTISVTGNDAYDITIGRGILDQVSAALAPGVRKILVVHPPTLAARAAELRDRLLADTADGPREVLLAEIPDAEQGKRIEVAAFCWQVMGQADFTRTDAVVGYGGGAVTDLAGFVAATWLRGIQIVQVPTTVLGLVDAAVGGKTGVNTAEGKNLVGAFWAPRAVIGDLDELGSLSPNEATAGFAEVVKAGFIWAPEILDIIEADPARAVDTTTEEFRRSVELAIDMKAQVVSDDFREAGQREILNYGHTLGHAIEHAERYRWRHGAAISIGMLYAAELSRLAGRLSDAAAERHRTILESLGLPTSYRAGAWPQLLATMQRDKKSRGGMLRFILLDDIAKPTVLQAPDESLLFAAYQEIGA
- a CDS encoding GNAT family N-acetyltransferase, coding for MSIAVRRITPEDWREVKALRLQALADPAAPMAFLDTVEHAAAQPDRFWQERAANASGDAAAAQFVAIADDGTWTGTITLLPHREQHDAGLVVGVYVADAHRGAGVIDALLDAAAAWARDRGLLALVLEVHVDNERAQAVYRRLGFVRTGEIETSGFGREWVMRRGLADTGSVPA
- the aroQ gene encoding type II 3-dehydroquinate dehydratase, with the protein product MTAPRRLLLVNGPNLNLLGTREPEVYGTATLADVERITAEAAAAFGFEVRALQSNHEGVLIDAIHDARADCAGIVINPGGLTHTSVALRDALTGVALPFAEVHISDVYAREEFRHHSFLHDVAAVRVIGRGVEGYAEAVRELVAQL
- the efp gene encoding elongation factor P — protein: MASTADIKNGVVLSIDGQLWSVIEFQHVKPGKGGAFVRTKLKNVVSGKTVDRTYNAGAKIDIENVDRRDYTYLYTDGDGFVFMDQTDFDQITLPAATVGDAKNFLLENQQVTIALNNGNPLYIDLPASVILEVTYTEPGLQGDRSSAGTKPATLETGYEIQVPLFLETGTKVKVDTRTGEYLGREK
- the nusB gene encoding transcription antitermination factor NusB, which produces MSARTKARKRALDILFSADVRGDDVAVALAAEAKRAANEPAREASWLYAREIVDGIIDQRDEIDEQITTHSRDWKLERMPAVDRALLRIGAWEILYNDEVPTAVAIDEAVELAKEFSTDESGAFVHGVLARVARSA
- a CDS encoding DEAD/DEAH box helicase gives rise to the protein MIRPPASASGAPGDGARDWRALFEGGAAPAATTPLALGFELRIRDARGANPWASRPQRTAIPRDVAKATGEILLGIRPLERSAATGSWVLGSATWDAVRRAPDQYGRERSRWFADLLSIARDTLLSGTAGDWLVADLIESRLLWGHLRSAGGLGIPLVAAQRSTTLVLADTAELTAAVSRGDDGGLVVRPVVTVDGRETPPGSIRPLGRSGVYEVAQSGSRLQVTLAELPLAGPAQSLLRAQTLVVPAEEETAFLQDAYPLLARCLSVRAVGRVSLPDLPPPRAVLRVAFRRGDTVEYAVEWDYRGFGRVPFTPGPEAVRDPQAEAGVTERIRNVWQEHGVAFAPAGAFHDVEAAEFMTRVVPAVEAEGVEVEVSGRRKTYRELAGEPEITVSTVESTDPDWFDLGVIVRIDGRNIPFEPLFTALSAGRRKLLLVDGSYFSLNHPALDRLRDLLDEAGDLDEWETGPRISRHQTDLWEEFEDLADEALPAVSWRATAEGLRSAAAVPAVPIPPGLTAHLRPYQKEGLDWLAFLWTHRLGGILADDMGLGKTVQLLALILHARAAGEERPFLVVVPTSVLATWRTEAARFAPNLRVVTRDSTAGPSASVAAREADVVLTTYAVARLDEEGFAGVSWAGLILDEAQFVKNPATKLHRAVARFPADVTIAVTGTPLENSLEELWALLKLTAPGLFASARKFREHYIQPIEQGKVPENAEGGPYRQRRLAQLRRRIRPLVLRRTKELVAPDLPPKQEQVLEVELSTGHRELYETVLQRERQKVLGLLEDLDRNRFIVFRSLTLLRMLSLAPALIDPADARLGSRKLDELLERIVELQAEGHRALVFSQFTSFLDMAAARLEAAGIPYAHLDGSTRHRERVVTDFAEGEQPIFLISLKAGGFGLTLTEADYVFLLDPWWNPAAEAQAVDRTHRIGQRSQVFVYRMIATGTIEEKVLALQRRKARLFTAVLDDDALFAQALTADDIRGLFDD